The following DNA comes from Halorhabdus tiamatea SARL4B.
CGGACCTGGAGGAGGAACTACGGGCAAACGGCGACTTCCCGGGCGGGATCCATGCCGCCGAGCACGCCATGATCGCGACGATGCCACTGTCCTTTCTGTGTGATCGCCGCGACATCGGGGGGGTGTCGACGCCCCATCACCCACACACCGACCGGAGTACGATCTTCATCTACGACGGGTATCCCGGCGGCGTCGGCATCGCGCGAGCGGGTTACGAGGCGATCGGCGAGCTGGCGGCGACGACGTACGAGCTCGTCGCCGATTGTGACTGCGAAGACGGCTGTCCGGCCTGTGTCCAGTCACCGCACTGTGGCAACGCCAACGACCCGCTGGATAAGGCCCTCTCGATCGAATTGCTCGACGCGCTGGTCGCGGAAAGCTGACCCGGGCTGGCGTAGTTCCAAGTGGCTGGATCACGTAGCTCAGCGTATGTCGATCGGCAACTCCTCGAAGAACCTCGAGTGTCGGTGTACCCGGTGTCAGTACAACAACAACGGCAGTTGCGGCTACCAGGGCCGGGTCCTGATCGACCAGAACGGCGAGTGTACGGTCATGGAGGAGGGCTTTGGCGGCGACCGCGGTCCCTTCGGGTGAGTACGTACCAGGAGCGGCTGTCACCCCCAACACGGATCGAGCAGGCGTCGGGAGCAGTCCATCATCGACCCGCGTCTCGCAGTAAAAAGCAGCCTCGATGGCCAAGCACAAGTTACGTTATTGATACGAACGAACACATTCAGGCTGGAGCAGAGCCAGTGGGTGCCCGGTGTACCCCTCAACCAAAGCGTGTCCACTGGCTCTCCATCCCGGACGACGGACCCACCATTCCGCGGCGCTCCCAACCGGGTCTACCGCTGTCATCCGTCGTCGGGATCCCCGTCTCCAGCGTTTTCCCGTCGAGACGGTCAGTCGCTTTCGGCGGCCAACAGCGTGTTCTCGACGAGCGTCGAGATGCCCCGACGGAGCCGTTCGGTGGCCGCCTGATCCGAGATGTCGAACTCCGCGGCGAGTTCCTTCGTCGAGATCGTTCGCGGCAACGAGTAGTAGCCGGACTCGACGGCGTGGGTGAGCGTCTCCCGTTGGACTGCCGTGAGGCCGTACCACGGCCCGGCGTCGGGTTTCGTTGGATTGTATATCTTCTCGACGGACACCGGGACGTCTGCGTCGATGTAGTACTCCTGGAACGCCGAGAGTGCGTCGTGGGTGGGAAAGCGGAGTTCGATCTGCCACCGATCGGCGCTCCCGGTCGCGCCGAGCAATGCCGCCCCCCGATCTGTGAACTCCCTGAACAGCGAGTCGTCGGGCGGTTCCCACTCCAGAGCGTACAGCGTCTCCTCGTCGTGGGTGTCGACCGGCCGGATGGCACTGACCGAATCGTGCTCGCGGACCGACCGCTCGAAGGAGCGCCGCGCGCCGTCAGTGATGCGAACGAACGGGGTCGGCGTGCTCCCCAGCGGCACCATCGTTTCGAGTGTGACCTGTGTGGCCCCTTCGACCCGGAGGATCTGCCCCAACTCGAATGCCTCCGAAGGGATCGTTAGCTCGACGATGACACTCATGAGATATGCAGGGCTTCACCGGCAATACCGTTAAAGCCTCCCCGGTAACGACGTGCTCGCGGCCGTTCAGGCATGATCTACCATGCTTTTCGGTAGCCCTATCCCACCAGGGAGTCTACCCGAAAGGACAGTGGCGCTGGGAGAACCCACCAGCCAGGCGACGATCCATCGTATCGACCGGTCGCGGCGTCGTCGACCCGAAGCGGTCGGCGGCTTGCTGTGTTCTGTCCCCGATCATGACACTCGATCTTCCCGACGACGAACTGGCGAGTAGCGAGGAATTCGAGCGGACGCTCGGACGGGTACTGCTCTCGGCACTCGCCGGCGACACCGACCCACGTGGGTCCTGGGTGTATCGGACTGACGGGGGTGGGCCGGACCTGGAGGTCATGGTGGTCGAACTCGAAGACCAAAGCGGCGACGATTAGGCGTTTGGATTGTCGGGCGTCCACGCGGCCACGCCACAGTTCCACCACCGCCTGGACGTCAAAAGCTGCCCGAATTCGACGTTCTGGATGGAGGCGAGCGCGACGGGCGTCGACCGTGATCGTTTAAGTTCCGTGCGCCCCGACCGGGAGACAGAATGCCTGTCCAGAGCGACTTCGACGTGGCGGACGAGGTGTGCGTGATCACCGGCGGTGCGGGCGTGCTGTGTTCGGCGATGGCACGCGCGCTCGGCGAGCAGGGCGCGACGGTCGTCGTGATCGACATCGACGAGGACGGACTCGCCGAGGTCGCCGCGAATCTCGACGACGTCGACGCCGAGTACATGACCCTGGAAGCGTCGGTGCTCGACCGGGCGGAACTCGAGGCGGCCGCGGAGACTGTCGTCGACAAATACGGCCGGATCGACGTGTTGATCAACGGCGCTGGCGGCAACAGCCCGGAGGCGACCACCGACGAGTCGACGGACTTCTTCGGCCTCGACGCCGCGGGTGTCGAGAACGTGTTCAACCTCAACTTCCAGGGGACGTTCCTGGCTGCCCAGGCCTTCGGCGAGTACATGGCCGAGCAGGGCGAAGGCCACATCCTCAACGTCTCCTCGATGAACGCCTTCACACCGTTGACGAAGATCCCCGCCTATTCGGGGGCGAAGGCCGCCGTCTCGAACTTCACGGAGTGGCTCGCGGTCGACATGGCCCAGAACCACTCACCAGATATTCGGGTGAACGCGATCGCCCCCGGCTTCCTCCTGACCGAGCAGAACCGGTATCTCCTGCTCGACGACGAGGGGAACCTGACCGACCGCGGCCAGCAGATCATCGACCACACCCCCCAGGATCGCTTTGGCGATCCCGAGGACTTGCTCTCGACCGTGCTCTGGCTGATCGCGCCCGGCTCGGCGTTCGTCACCGGGGCCGTCATCCCCATCGACGGCGGCTTTGCGGCGTTCAGTGGGGTTTGAAGAGAAAGATTCAGAGACGGATTCGTCGGAGTGACTTTTACGATGAAAGCCCTCACCGGTTCCGGTCCCACGACTTGTTGCGCGCTTCGGGCGCTTTGCGCCCTGCAGTGCTTACGTCGTCGGGGTTCCCGGAACCGGCTCGCCCTTTCATTCCGCCAGGATTCGGCTGATTAGCAGGGAGAAGTAGGCTTCTTACTCGGTGCTTATCTGAACACTGCCACTCATCGGTTGCATACTTTTTTGATCGGTCGTCGTGTCGGCATAGTCAATGGCAGACGCCGCGGCTCTTCACGAAACTCTGCAGGCGATCACAGAACGAACCGATGGCGAGATGAGCGAGCGTGACGTGGAAAACCTCTTTCTCGAACAGGGATTCTACGACGCGCTCGATTACAGGGGCACGGGAACGGACCTCCGAAGCGAGTTTACCCTGCCCGACGATCGCCGTCCGGACTACCTGACGCTTGATAATAACGAAGCGGTGACGGCCGTCTACGAATTCAAAACTACCGGGCGAGAGTTGGCACCACACGAAGACCAACTCTTTCATTACATGGAGTATCTGCGGTCGGAGTACGGCGTATTGACCAACGGAGAGGAACTGCGTCTCTATCAGTTGGGAGACGATCGGCCCATGCTCACCGTCTCATTAGCGGGTGTGACCGAGAGCCAGGCCCGGGATCTCGTGAGCGCGCTTCAGAAGCGCGAGTTCGACCTGCGCGATCCCGAGGACGTGAGCGAATTCCTCGAAACGCTCGATCCCATTCCGCTAGATGCAGAGGCGGAACTCGGCCAGGAACACTTCTTCGATACGTTCCGACTCGAAGAGGGGAGCCCCTTCGCTAACCTCGTCACGGGCCTGATGGACCTCCTGCACGAACTGCGTGACGAGCAGGAGGCGAAGTTCGTCAAGGGAGCCTACGACTTCTGGGAGGCGACATATGCCGACGAACCCGACGAGGTCCCGAACTCCTGGGAGCCGTTCATCGACGGGAAGCAGTCGCTCCGGGATTTCATGTTCTGTCTGGAGAGCGGGCACGCCCTGCTCGCTCGACTGTTGCTGGCGAAGGCCACCGAGGATCACGACTTCTTCGCCGGGACAGGCTACGAGGGGATGGACGACTACTTCCGTGGTCTGCAGGGATTCAGTCAGACGATCAATCTAGACGCATTTCCGGTTGCTGCGGACAACCTCATCGACGACATGCAGGAACAGCTGGTCGAGGGGCTGTTCCAGGATGACATCTTCGTCTGGTGGACCGACGGCTACGCCGAGCAACTGGCTCGGGGCCACGAGACGGGGGCCAACCAGTTCCAAAAAGTGGCGGAAGGTACCGGCAGCATCGAGCGGATCAGCGAGGCGACGCGGGATCGCTTCAGCCGTGCTGTCGCGGAAGTGTTCTTCAACGTCCTCCGGTTCGACTTCGAGGAGGTAGAGGGCGACCTGCTGGGCGACCTCTATCAGCGCTATTTCGACCCGGAGACCCGCAAAGCTCTCGGGGAGTTCTACACGCCACAGCCGGTCATCGAATATATTATGGACGGTGTGGGGTACGAGCGCGGCGTCTCAAACGAACGACTCATAGACCCGGCGTGTGGGTCCGGGACGTTCCTTGTGGAGGCTGTAGAGCGGTATATCGAAGACATAGAGCGATACGAGGACGATCCGGACTGGGAGGAGCACCTGCGGGACCTCTGTACCCGTCCGCGGATCGTCGGGCTGGACATCCACCCGTTCGCGGTGTTAATGGCGCAGATCCGCTTCGTGGTTGCTATCCTCCCGGCCTATCGGGAGGCCAAACAGAAGGCAGAGCGTGAAAACCGCGATTTCACGCTCCGTAGGTTGCCAATCTATCGTACTGACACGCTCCGCAACGAGCGGGAGCTGACGGGCGCAGATTTAGGAGAGGATGGAGCGCGGCAGATGACCTTCGACGCGATGACCGAGGACGAACAGGACGTGCGGATTCCCGTTCCGTTGCCGGTCGAAGTGGACGAAGACGAGGCTGTCGAGACGGAAGACGGCTTTTTGGTCCGCCGGGTGCGGATGCCGCTGTTCGACACGATTCAGTTGGAGACAGGCGTGAACAACTTCGGGGAGTATTTCGCGGCTCTGCAAGGTGTCTTAGACACCGTCAAGGACCACATGGCGCTGGCCGAGGAGTTCGGCGGCGACTTCGACTGGGAATACAAGAGTGGGCTGGAGGAGCGCATCAACCAGCACACGTCGCGAGAGTACTCCGGCGTGGAGGAGTTCTTCGCGCCGTACGTGGACGACATGCTGGAGAACGTGGAATACCTCAAAAAGGAGCACAACGACGGACGGCTGTTCAAGATGTTCGAGGACACCGTGCTCGCCTTGGTCGTGAAGAATTACATGACCTATGACTACGTCGTGGGGAATCCGCCCTACGTCCGCGTACAGAATCTCCCCGACAGTCAGAAGGAGATGATGGAGTCGCTGTACGACGCGACAACGGGCAACTACGACATTTACTGTCCGTTCTACGAGCGGGGCCTCGACTGGCTCCGCGAGGACTCCGGGAAACTCGGATTCATCACGCCGAATCAGTTCATGGTCACAGACTATGGCGAGGGTCTGCGCGAGGTGCTACTAGATGAGGCGCGCATCGAGGAAGTCTACGACTTCCGCGACTCTGGGGTGTTCGAGGACGCCACCAATTACCCGGCTATAGTGATACTTGACGACGAGCCCGATCAAGCCAGCCGTGAGGACAACGAGATTCGCTGCGTGCGGGTGAAGGCCGACACCGATGAGGATCGCGACCGGGAACTCGACACGGCCATCATCGAGTCGGTGCGCGAGCATCGCGGCGAGCCGGGCTACTCGGACGAGTTCATCGACGTGTTCGACTTCCCGCAAGGGAAACTCGCGGCGGACGACTACTGGGCGATGATGCCGCCGGAGGAGTTGCAGGTCTTCGAGAAACTGGAGGACGAACAGGACGCCGTCATCGGAGACGTGACCGATGCCGTCTTCCAAGGTATTCGAACCAGCGCGAACAAGGTTTACATCGTGGACGTACTTGACGCCGACCGGGTTGAGTCAGATGACTCTGGAGAGACGGTCACAGTAGTTCCCACCGGAGAGTCCCAAGAGTACGAGATTGAAACGGACCTACTTCGTCCGTTCCTCGAAGGCGATGAGGTCAAACGGTGGCGAGGTGATTGGGGCGGGCTTCACGTCGTACATCCCTACTATGCTGAGGAAACTGAAGACGGGGAACTCGAAGCCGGCCTCTACTCACAGGACTACCTCGAAGAAAATCTCCCGCTGACGTGGGACTTCTTCCTCGCCCACAAGGAGGAACTCGAGGGTCGTGAAGGAGGTCGAAAGGAAGGCAAAGACGACTGGTACGGGTACATCTATCCGAAGAATCTGGGGAAGTTCGAGAATCCGAAGATTGTGCAGGCACACATCGCAACTGACGCGACCTTCATGATTGACGAGCCGGGGACGTGGTACTTTACAACGGCCTACGGCGTTCTCCTAACTCCCCAATACCGGAACCTCACCGAGGAGATGGCCTGTCAGTTGAACTCGAAGGCGTTGGACTTCTACTTCAAGCACATCACGACGGTCAAGATGGGCGGATTTTACGAATACCGCTCGCAGTACGTCGAGAAACTGCCCTGCAAGACCGAAGACAGTGCCGGCGTCTTCGGGACGATGCGCGAGAAGGCCGGTGGGATTGTGGACACCATCGACCTCGACAGCAAGACCGACCGCTTCCCCGAGGCGTACCTCGGCGACTACGACGGTGAACTCGACAACGTTACCTACGAGTGGCAGACGCGCCGATATCCGGTGAGCGCCGACGTGCAGGGCGACGTGGACGGAAACTTCACCGTGCAGGCCGGGCGGTCGGACACGATCAACGACCCGGCGATGTATTCCGACGACCGCGAGGCGCGCAAGCAACGCGCCGAGTACGTCCACGCCGCCGTGGACGGGCGCAACGTCAAGAGCGGCGAGGAGACGACCATTCCGATTCCCCGCAGCGACGAGGGTGTGGTCGAACTGCTCGACCGGCTCGACGCCGACCGCGAAGAAGTCCGCGAGACCGATATCGAGGCACTGGAAGCCGAGATCGACGAGGCCGTGTATGATCTGTTCGATCTGACCGAGGAGGAGCGCGAAGTCGTCGAGGAATATCTCGAAGTATTCTGACCAGGCACACTCACAACATATCGTCGGTGGTTTCCGCGTTGCGTAACTCCCCGAGCGTCGTGTATCGCAGTCCCTGCGGATACTTTGATTCGTATGGAATCGGATCTTCGAGTTCGTACAACGACCCCGTTTCGAACGTTACGACCCTCTTGTCCTCGGCGATCTTGGCTCGGTCTTTGTAGTTCAGCGGTTCGCGCATGAGATCGGCTTCGTCGGGAGCAACTACCTCGTCAGCCCTTGCGATGTACCGCACTTCGCGCACGTCGCCAGTGACGTACATCGCCACGTAGTCGAACTCCGACCCGACCCGGACGAATCCCCAGGCTTCGTTTTCCTTGAGAAACGGGAGGCCGGATTCAC
Coding sequences within:
- a CDS encoding Eco57I restriction-modification methylase domain-containing protein, whose amino-acid sequence is MADAAALHETLQAITERTDGEMSERDVENLFLEQGFYDALDYRGTGTDLRSEFTLPDDRRPDYLTLDNNEAVTAVYEFKTTGRELAPHEDQLFHYMEYLRSEYGVLTNGEELRLYQLGDDRPMLTVSLAGVTESQARDLVSALQKREFDLRDPEDVSEFLETLDPIPLDAEAELGQEHFFDTFRLEEGSPFANLVTGLMDLLHELRDEQEAKFVKGAYDFWEATYADEPDEVPNSWEPFIDGKQSLRDFMFCLESGHALLARLLLAKATEDHDFFAGTGYEGMDDYFRGLQGFSQTINLDAFPVAADNLIDDMQEQLVEGLFQDDIFVWWTDGYAEQLARGHETGANQFQKVAEGTGSIERISEATRDRFSRAVAEVFFNVLRFDFEEVEGDLLGDLYQRYFDPETRKALGEFYTPQPVIEYIMDGVGYERGVSNERLIDPACGSGTFLVEAVERYIEDIERYEDDPDWEEHLRDLCTRPRIVGLDIHPFAVLMAQIRFVVAILPAYREAKQKAERENRDFTLRRLPIYRTDTLRNERELTGADLGEDGARQMTFDAMTEDEQDVRIPVPLPVEVDEDEAVETEDGFLVRRVRMPLFDTIQLETGVNNFGEYFAALQGVLDTVKDHMALAEEFGGDFDWEYKSGLEERINQHTSREYSGVEEFFAPYVDDMLENVEYLKKEHNDGRLFKMFEDTVLALVVKNYMTYDYVVGNPPYVRVQNLPDSQKEMMESLYDATTGNYDIYCPFYERGLDWLREDSGKLGFITPNQFMVTDYGEGLREVLLDEARIEEVYDFRDSGVFEDATNYPAIVILDDEPDQASREDNEIRCVRVKADTDEDRDRELDTAIIESVREHRGEPGYSDEFIDVFDFPQGKLAADDYWAMMPPEELQVFEKLEDEQDAVIGDVTDAVFQGIRTSANKVYIVDVLDADRVESDDSGETVTVVPTGESQEYEIETDLLRPFLEGDEVKRWRGDWGGLHVVHPYYAEETEDGELEAGLYSQDYLEENLPLTWDFFLAHKEELEGREGGRKEGKDDWYGYIYPKNLGKFENPKIVQAHIATDATFMIDEPGTWYFTTAYGVLLTPQYRNLTEEMACQLNSKALDFYFKHITTVKMGGFYEYRSQYVEKLPCKTEDSAGVFGTMREKAGGIVDTIDLDSKTDRFPEAYLGDYDGELDNVTYEWQTRRYPVSADVQGDVDGNFTVQAGRSDTINDPAMYSDDREARKQRAEYVHAAVDGRNVKSGEETTIPIPRSDEGVVELLDRLDADREEVRETDIEALEAEIDEAVYDLFDLTEEEREVVEEYLEVF
- a CDS encoding SDR family oxidoreductase produces the protein MPVQSDFDVADEVCVITGGAGVLCSAMARALGEQGATVVVIDIDEDGLAEVAANLDDVDAEYMTLEASVLDRAELEAAAETVVDKYGRIDVLINGAGGNSPEATTDESTDFFGLDAAGVENVFNLNFQGTFLAAQAFGEYMAEQGEGHILNVSSMNAFTPLTKIPAYSGAKAAVSNFTEWLAVDMAQNHSPDIRVNAIAPGFLLTEQNRYLLLDDEGNLTDRGQQIIDHTPQDRFGDPEDLLSTVLWLIAPGSAFVTGAVIPIDGGFAAFSGV
- a CDS encoding helix-turn-helix domain-containing protein; the encoded protein is MSVIVELTIPSEAFELGQILRVEGATQVTLETMVPLGSTPTPFVRITDGARRSFERSVREHDSVSAIRPVDTHDEETLYALEWEPPDDSLFREFTDRGAALLGATGSADRWQIELRFPTHDALSAFQEYYIDADVPVSVEKIYNPTKPDAGPWYGLTAVQRETLTHAVESGYYSLPRTISTKELAAEFDISDQAATERLRRGISTLVENTLLAAESD